A part of Halobacillus shinanisalinarum genomic DNA contains:
- a CDS encoding amino acid ABC transporter permease translates to MDAPNTLEIISLLLEVAHVSLIILVVSAVLGLLLGSLLTMINVKDIPVLKQFTVVISSFTRSVPIIIQLFLVYYALPPILANFGIDASNLSATVAAILALTLYHGGYLTEVLRAAYKAVDKGQHEAADSFGYTPTKKFFRIILPQVVPVALPGWGNALIHLIHDTSLVFALGVADIMGRAELIAAASFGMNQVTVFITVAIIYIIFTFLSDGMVRLFEKKTRKYKLDSGLNARGM, encoded by the coding sequence ATGGATGCACCAAATACACTAGAAATAATATCTTTATTGTTAGAAGTAGCTCATGTTTCTTTAATTATTTTAGTGGTATCCGCTGTATTAGGGTTATTACTTGGATCATTACTTACCATGATTAACGTTAAAGATATACCTGTACTTAAGCAATTTACTGTAGTAATTTCATCATTTACAAGAAGTGTACCAATCATTATTCAATTGTTTTTAGTTTATTATGCATTACCACCAATTTTAGCAAACTTTGGTATTGATGCTAGTAATCTAAGTGCTACTGTTGCTGCTATTTTGGCTTTGACATTATATCATGGTGGTTATCTTACTGAAGTTTTAAGAGCAGCATATAAAGCAGTCGATAAGGGGCAACACGAAGCTGCAGATAGCTTTGGTTATACTCCAACTAAAAAATTCTTTAGAATTATACTTCCTCAAGTTGTACCTGTTGCTTTGCCTGGATGGGGGAACGCCTTGATCCACTTAATACATGATACTTCGCTTGTTTTTGCTCTAGGTGTCGCTGATATTATGGGACGCGCAGAGTTAATTGCAGCAGCATCGTTTGGAATGAACCAGGTAACAGTATTTATTACCGTTGCGATAATTTATATTATTTTTACATTTCTTTCAGATGGTATGGTTCGTCTATTTGAAAAGAAAACAAGAAAATATAAGTTGGATTCGGGACTTAATGCAAGGGGGATGTAA
- a CDS encoding transporter substrate-binding domain-containing protein produces the protein MKKLSMSLLALGMTFVLAACNEESVTDETASEEVRTIQVTTPPTSKNLSWQTPDGEILGYEPDVLRAIDEKLEGYEFNIQAVADSAQETGLKTGKYELNVGGFYPTPERKEQYYVPEEPNGRSLIKMYVREDSDIETLEDLVGKNITPFTAGGGTLQVVLDWQEENPEHKLDLEESSGDIPYAQRLKEIDSGKYDAFVGPANLGQNEVIEELGLKVRGTDPIYVGETILLIHKSEENEQLVEEVNQALKELREDGTLSEISEEYYGEDIFQYEVTK, from the coding sequence ATGAAAAAATTATCAATGTCTTTATTAGCTTTAGGAATGACTTTTGTATTAGCAGCATGTAACGAGGAGTCAGTTACAGATGAAACAGCAAGTGAGGAGGTACGAACTATACAAGTTACTACACCTCCAACTTCCAAGAATTTAAGCTGGCAAACACCAGATGGTGAAATCCTAGGTTATGAGCCGGATGTATTAAGAGCGATAGATGAAAAATTAGAAGGATATGAATTTAATATTCAGGCAGTAGCTGATAGTGCTCAAGAAACTGGTCTAAAAACAGGGAAATATGAACTTAATGTGGGTGGATTCTATCCGACTCCTGAACGTAAAGAGCAATATTATGTACCGGAAGAACCAAATGGAAGAAGTCTGATAAAAATGTATGTTAGAGAAGACAGTGATATTGAAACTCTTGAGGATCTAGTTGGAAAGAATATCACACCTTTTACAGCTGGAGGAGGAACATTACAAGTAGTATTGGATTGGCAAGAGGAAAATCCTGAACATAAACTTGATCTTGAGGAATCTAGTGGTGATATTCCATACGCTCAGCGTCTAAAAGAAATAGACTCTGGTAAATATGATGCTTTTGTTGGTCCTGCTAACTTGGGACAAAATGAGGTTATTGAAGAACTTGGTTTAAAAGTGAGAGGAACCGACCCTATTTATGTAGGCGAAACAATTTTGCTGATTCATAAATCAGAAGAAAATGAACAACTAGTTGAAGAGGTTAACCAAGCATTGAAAGAATTAAGAGAAGACGGAACACTATCTGAGATTTCTGAAGAATACTATGGAGAAGATATATTCCAATATGAAGTGACTAAGTAA
- a CDS encoding amino acid ABC transporter ATP-binding protein, translating into MLNIQNLKVSFGDKEVLKGVDLTVNKGDVVTFIGPSGTGKTTILKCINYLVEPDEGQMQLLDVSADFKNINKKEILQLRRNTAMVFQQFNLFKNKTVVENVMDAQITVQKKSKKEAYEKSIDLLEKVGLLEKENEYPSRLSGGQQQRVSIARALAVEPEVILFDEPTSSLDPELVAEVLKVIESVAKTGVTILLVTHEMSFARKVSNKIVFMEKGKIVEEGSPEQIFENSQNERTKQFLKNYYAEAAEMMEATQ; encoded by the coding sequence ATGTTAAATATTCAAAATTTGAAAGTATCATTTGGTGATAAAGAAGTTTTAAAAGGTGTTGATTTAACTGTTAACAAAGGTGACGTTGTCACTTTTATAGGACCAAGTGGTACTGGTAAGACAACTATATTAAAGTGTATTAATTATCTAGTTGAACCCGACGAAGGTCAAATGCAACTGTTAGATGTAAGTGCAGACTTTAAAAATATTAATAAAAAAGAAATACTTCAGCTAAGACGTAACACTGCAATGGTTTTTCAACAATTTAATCTGTTTAAAAATAAAACAGTAGTAGAAAATGTGATGGATGCCCAAATTACAGTTCAGAAGAAGTCAAAAAAAGAAGCTTATGAAAAAAGTATTGATTTATTAGAAAAAGTAGGTTTGTTAGAAAAAGAAAATGAATATCCTTCTAGATTATCAGGAGGACAACAGCAAAGGGTAAGTATTGCAAGAGCTTTAGCTGTTGAACCAGAAGTAATTTTATTTGATGAACCAACATCTTCACTCGATCCGGAGTTGGTAGCTGAAGTGTTAAAAGTTATCGAAAGTGTTGCAAAAACTGGTGTAACAATTCTCCTAGTAACTCATGAAATGAGTTTTGCACGAAAGGTATCAAATAAAATTGTATTTATGGAAAAAGGAAAAATTGTTGAAGAAGGATCACCTGAACAAATTTTTGAGAACTCACAAAATGAAAGAACAAAACAATTTTTGAAAAATTATTATGCAGAAGCTGCTGAAATGATGGAAGCTACACAATAA
- a CDS encoding NAD/NADP-dependent octopine/nopaline dehydrogenase family protein: MTYAVIGGGNTGQAIASYLALNEEKVKLYTRNAERAERISRNGLEIKGVYSGYINLEVHTSMEEVIQDAEIIIISTTADGHKPIIRELKPLLKNDQTIVFIPGYWGAVECKQILGEDIETKNITIAETSAQPFISDADDEGAVSVRRIKNNVLVSTLATSKGQPSLSSEFLERFPHLVPSKNVFETSLNNSNVVVHVPISLFNASRIDDSQEFLFYPDGISPLIVRYIEKVDDERREIADLFHVETKDILTILNDFYGTSYSTLYEALPGLFPEGAGPTTFKHRYFTEDIPFGLVAISEIAKKAGIEIPYTDSLIDITSLLSTVDYRKEGVNLENITFEELSSYGGLTQKV; the protein is encoded by the coding sequence ATGACATATGCAGTGATAGGCGGAGGTAATACAGGTCAAGCGATAGCTAGCTATCTAGCTTTAAATGAAGAAAAGGTCAAATTATATACAAGAAATGCAGAAAGAGCAGAACGAATATCTAGGAATGGGTTAGAAATAAAAGGTGTTTATTCTGGATACATAAATTTAGAAGTACACACATCAATGGAAGAAGTCATTCAGGATGCTGAAATTATTATCATTTCAACTACTGCAGATGGCCATAAACCAATTATTAGAGAATTAAAGCCGTTACTAAAGAACGATCAGACAATAGTGTTTATCCCAGGATATTGGGGGGCTGTTGAATGTAAACAAATACTTGGAGAAGATATTGAGACTAAAAATATTACTATTGCAGAAACAAGCGCACAGCCTTTCATTAGTGATGCAGATGATGAAGGGGCAGTAAGTGTAAGAAGAATTAAAAATAACGTCTTAGTAAGTACACTAGCTACTTCAAAAGGACAGCCATCATTATCATCAGAATTTTTAGAGAGATTCCCACATCTAGTTCCTTCCAAAAATGTATTTGAAACTTCATTAAATAATTCAAACGTTGTGGTTCATGTACCAATTTCATTATTTAATGCCAGCAGGATTGATGATTCGCAAGAATTTCTATTTTATCCAGATGGTATATCCCCTTTAATAGTTAGATACATTGAAAAAGTTGATGATGAAAGAAGGGAAATAGCTGATTTGTTCCATGTAGAAACAAAAGATATTCTTACTATTCTAAATGATTTTTATGGAACTAGTTATTCCACTTTATATGAGGCGTTACCTGGTTTATTCCCAGAGGGAGCAGGTCCAACTACTTTTAAACATAGATACTTTACCGAAGATATACCTTTTGGTTTAGTGGCAATTTCAGAAATTGCTAAGAAAGCTGGTATTGAGATACCTTACACAGATTCACTTATCGATATAACATCTTTACTTTCAACAGTGGACTATAGAAAAGAGGGGGTTAACCTCGAGAACATAACTTTCGAAGAACTATCCAGTTATGGGGGGCTGACTCAAAAAGTTTAA
- a CDS encoding GntR family transcriptional regulator, with protein MIIFKTMENNLSRISAKDIVYKQIKEKIIKSFLEPGQPIVNKELGNELAISRTPLREALQRLEVEGLVVRNSNGTFCVSPISIKECKELFVMRSKLEGILIRDAIDNLTEEHIGHLSYLTKMVKLNARLEDYTDTENLGGKFHSAIYSISDNTTVVNIIFQLNDRINRYRHLAHKHFVDIKTSSDEHEVILNYMIKGDKVNAELEIEKHIINAMKVAIKAVENYESVNKSDRKSK; from the coding sequence GTGATTATTTTTAAAACTATGGAAAATAATTTGAGTAGGATTTCAGCCAAAGATATTGTTTATAAGCAGATTAAAGAAAAAATTATAAAATCTTTTCTTGAACCAGGACAACCTATTGTGAATAAGGAATTAGGAAATGAATTGGCAATAAGCAGGACACCTCTTAGAGAGGCATTACAAAGACTTGAAGTAGAGGGGCTAGTTGTTCGTAATTCGAATGGAACATTTTGTGTTTCTCCTATATCAATAAAAGAATGTAAAGAATTATTTGTAATGCGTAGTAAATTAGAAGGAATTCTAATCAGAGATGCAATCGATAATCTTACAGAAGAACACATCGGGCATTTATCATATCTTACAAAAATGGTGAAATTAAACGCTAGATTAGAGGATTATACAGATACAGAGAATTTGGGTGGTAAGTTTCACAGTGCTATTTACTCTATCAGTGATAATACAACAGTTGTAAACATTATTTTTCAACTAAATGATCGTATTAATAGATATAGACATTTAGCTCATAAACACTTTGTAGATATAAAAACTTCATCTGATGAACATGAGGTCATACTTAATTACATGATTAAAGGAGATAAGGTTAACGCAGAATTAGAAATTGAAAAGCATATTATAAATGCAATGAAAGTGGCGATTAAAGCTGTTGAAAATTATGAAAGCGTTAACAAATCAGACAGAAAGAGCAAATAA
- a CDS encoding IS110 family RNA-guided transposase: MDPVIGLDVAKGESQVQAFLQKKNPYKKSFKFEHNALGLCDFYRFYQEVEDVSGLPPVVIFKSTGHYHEPVLQFLEEHQITYFLINPVLSYESRKSSLRKVKTDAIDAFRLGELYYQNEDLEAFQKKSIRTMNLRHLTRQYESLTGMYVQAKLQFQTILDQVFPEYKKVFAALYSPTSLSTLRYYQTPEGVKKETVDQMAEVILRQGAKRSLKWALEKAQKLKDAAERDPFNHNVYSSNLVCLNLTIQLLLQYQEHLSQVKKEIDALAEEFEEYRIIRSIPGIGGKIAATIIAEIGEIDPFSHPKKLVAYAGIDPSIFESGKFKATINKITKRGSSRLRHVLYTAAQCGITNNRNPKLKAFYDKKREEGKPHKVAIIACANKLIHWIYALLKRKEAFKI; the protein is encoded by the coding sequence ATGGATCCAGTCATTGGCCTGGATGTCGCAAAAGGAGAAAGCCAAGTTCAAGCCTTTTTACAGAAGAAAAATCCTTACAAGAAAAGCTTTAAATTCGAACATAATGCATTAGGTTTATGTGACTTTTATCGGTTTTATCAAGAAGTTGAGGATGTTTCTGGTCTACCTCCAGTCGTGATATTTAAATCAACGGGGCACTATCACGAGCCTGTACTTCAGTTTTTAGAAGAACATCAAATCACCTATTTTTTAATTAATCCAGTGCTTTCCTATGAATCTAGAAAAAGTAGCTTGAGGAAAGTGAAAACCGATGCCATCGATGCTTTCCGTTTAGGGGAGTTGTACTACCAAAACGAAGATCTTGAAGCCTTTCAAAAGAAGAGCATACGAACGATGAATTTACGTCATTTAACGAGGCAATATGAATCTTTAACAGGTATGTATGTCCAAGCTAAACTCCAATTTCAAACCATACTGGACCAAGTCTTCCCTGAATATAAGAAGGTATTCGCAGCCTTATATTCACCGACTTCCTTATCAACCCTCCGTTACTATCAAACACCAGAAGGGGTAAAGAAGGAAACGGTTGATCAAATGGCCGAAGTCATTTTGAGGCAGGGGGCTAAACGTTCTTTGAAGTGGGCTTTAGAAAAGGCTCAGAAACTAAAAGATGCAGCTGAGCGAGATCCATTTAATCATAATGTATATAGTAGTAACTTAGTTTGTTTAAATCTCACCATTCAATTGCTTCTACAATACCAAGAGCACCTATCTCAAGTTAAAAAAGAGATAGATGCCCTGGCAGAAGAATTTGAAGAATATAGGATTATTCGATCGATCCCAGGTATTGGTGGCAAGATTGCGGCCACAATCATCGCCGAGATTGGGGAAATCGATCCGTTTAGCCATCCAAAAAAACTTGTAGCTTATGCCGGAATTGATCCAAGTATTTTCGAATCTGGCAAGTTTAAGGCCACGATCAACAAAATTACCAAAAGGGGCTCCTCCCGCCTCCGACATGTACTTTATACAGCAGCGCAATGTGGGATAACCAACAACCGTAATCCAAAACTAAAAGCATTTTATGACAAAAAGCGTGAAGAAGGGAAACCCCATAAGGTGGCCATCATTGCTTGTGCAAATAAGCTCATTCATTGGATTTATGCTTTATTAAAACGTAAAGAGGCTTTCAAAATTTAG
- a CDS encoding HAD family hydrolase — protein sequence MTLRYKCLILDHDDTAVKSTPDIHYPSFVQALKELRPNDKSITFEEFVGYCFNPGFSSLCKDIIQFTEKEQQHQQEVWKKYTESTVPDFYEMFPETIQEFKKQGGIVTVVSHSERSRIERDYSVHFGFLPDAIFGWELEEHQRKPHPYPIKQILTRFDLQETDALVLDDLKPGMVMAKSCNLNFAAAGWSHSIPEIKQWMKAESNYYFETVKDFKDFIFL from the coding sequence ATGACTTTAAGATATAAATGTTTAATACTTGACCACGATGACACAGCAGTAAAAAGCACACCTGATATACATTATCCATCCTTTGTTCAAGCTTTAAAAGAATTAAGGCCTAATGATAAATCCATTACATTTGAAGAATTCGTTGGATACTGTTTTAATCCAGGGTTTTCTTCTTTATGTAAGGACATTATTCAATTTACAGAAAAGGAACAACAACATCAGCAAGAAGTATGGAAAAAGTACACCGAATCAACGGTACCAGATTTTTATGAGATGTTTCCTGAAACCATTCAAGAATTTAAGAAACAAGGTGGTATCGTGACTGTTGTTTCCCATTCAGAAAGAAGTCGAATTGAAAGAGACTACTCAGTACATTTTGGGTTTTTACCAGACGCCATCTTCGGCTGGGAACTTGAGGAGCATCAGAGAAAGCCACATCCTTACCCGATCAAACAAATTTTAACCCGTTTTGATCTTCAAGAAACAGATGCCCTTGTGCTAGATGATCTTAAGCCAGGAATGGTGATGGCCAAAAGCTGCAACTTAAATTTTGCAGCTGCCGGATGGTCTCACAGTATCCCTGAAATAAAGCAATGGATGAAAGCAGAGTCTAATTATTACTTTGAAACAGTAAAGGATTTTAAGGATTTTATTTTCTTATAA
- a CDS encoding CBO0543 family protein, producing the protein MVKEIERMTSTLHQMEMDYWIHHALFSFHWWVILVLNAVFLFLFLSFIDRQRILLITLAFMISYVITSILDDIGEYFQLWIYPYHFLQFLAPFTSVEFIIVPSIMALLYQTFSRWKSFLIADFIASLVISFIVQPIFVYLDFYKLNNWTYTYSFLVLFGIGVVVKLIMDFIKMKQFNRTA; encoded by the coding sequence ATGGTTAAGGAAATAGAAAGAATGACCAGTACATTACATCAAATGGAAATGGACTATTGGATTCATCATGCTTTATTCAGTTTTCACTGGTGGGTTATCTTAGTCTTAAATGCTGTCTTCCTCTTCTTATTTCTATCGTTTATAGATCGTCAGAGGATTTTACTAATCACACTTGCATTTATGATCAGTTATGTAATCACTAGTATTTTGGATGATATCGGAGAATACTTCCAATTATGGATTTATCCTTATCATTTCCTTCAGTTTCTTGCACCATTTACTTCAGTAGAATTTATTATTGTTCCCTCTATTATGGCGTTACTGTATCAAACATTTAGCAGGTGGAAATCTTTTCTGATCGCCGATTTTATTGCTTCGCTCGTTATTTCTTTTATTGTTCAGCCAATCTTTGTTTATCTTGACTTCTATAAATTAAATAATTGGACTTACACTTACTCATTCCTTGTTTTGTTTGGTATAGGGGTAGTTGTAAAGCTTATCATGGATTTTATTAAAATGAAGCAATTTAACCGAACAGCGTAA
- a CDS encoding YqzL family protein has translation MHKISWDLFSLKGNIETYLIIKEMEMLVGQQIRQLN, from the coding sequence GTGCATAAAATATCGTGGGATTTATTTAGTCTGAAAGGAAACATTGAAACCTATTTGATAATAAAGGAAATGGAGATGCTAGTAGGACAACAGATAAGGCAACTAAATTAG
- a CDS encoding amidohydrolase — MFKADLLLTNANVLTLDEDNTRACSLAVTNGRISGVWPDAEPPKNEVETGADTEVVNLNGATLIPGFIDTHNHILMYAQSRKKVNCSTPPNQSISDILKSLGNKIIEKPNGEWVEGYGYDDTLLDEKRHPTRDELDKISPNNPVVIRHISGHLAAVNSLALKYAGLKEGVADPKGGSFGRDSQGRLNGMLYEASAMKPVFSQMPMPTVKEMVTALGEASKDYLAQGITTNSDAAVGMHLGIKELDAHLKAAKQGVNPMRTQLMVMHNLLREGEVFGDYSAELLDQEIRDRSKGFVRLDSAKMFQDGSIQGLTGALRKPYYKNPEILGDLIFEQEPFQEEILDLHKRGYRVTIHGNGDRAIGSILDAYEYALTESPRKDHRHRIEHVQTGTPWDLDKMKELDVAGSFFINHVYYWGDRHERLFLGPERARRISPLADAVDRDLLFTLHSDCPVTPISPLFSVWAAVNRLTSDGNVLGPEQCCDVTTALKSMTIFGAKLNFDEENTGSIELGKCADFAVLEEDPTKVDSVYIKDISVLMTFIDGKIVYEEKGSSLIK, encoded by the coding sequence ATGTTTAAAGCAGATCTATTGTTGACAAATGCAAATGTATTGACGCTTGATGAGGATAACACTCGTGCCTGCTCTTTGGCAGTAACAAATGGGCGTATCAGTGGTGTTTGGCCAGATGCAGAGCCGCCTAAAAATGAAGTGGAAACTGGAGCGGACACTGAAGTGGTTAATTTAAATGGAGCAACTCTGATACCTGGGTTTATTGACACTCACAATCATATTCTTATGTATGCTCAATCACGGAAAAAAGTCAATTGCAGTACACCTCCTAATCAATCCATAAGCGATATATTAAAGTCATTAGGTAACAAAATAATAGAAAAACCAAATGGAGAGTGGGTGGAGGGGTATGGGTATGACGACACCCTTCTTGATGAAAAACGTCATCCGACACGCGATGAGTTAGATAAGATATCTCCAAACAATCCTGTCGTAATCAGACATATTTCAGGGCACTTGGCAGCTGTGAATTCATTGGCGCTTAAGTACGCCGGTCTAAAAGAAGGGGTGGCTGATCCGAAAGGCGGTTCTTTTGGAAGGGATTCTCAAGGACGTTTAAATGGTATGCTATATGAGGCATCTGCCATGAAGCCAGTATTTTCACAAATGCCAATGCCAACCGTGAAAGAAATGGTTACTGCATTGGGGGAAGCATCGAAGGACTATTTGGCTCAGGGGATCACAACAAACTCGGATGCGGCCGTAGGAATGCATTTAGGCATTAAAGAATTGGACGCCCATCTTAAAGCGGCCAAACAAGGTGTTAACCCAATGCGAACGCAATTGATGGTGATGCATAACCTTTTGCGTGAAGGTGAAGTTTTCGGTGATTATTCCGCTGAGCTTCTAGATCAAGAGATACGGGATCGCTCAAAAGGATTTGTTAGATTGGACAGCGCAAAAATGTTTCAAGATGGTTCGATTCAGGGGTTAACTGGAGCTTTGAGGAAGCCGTACTATAAAAACCCGGAAATCCTTGGCGATCTTATTTTTGAACAGGAACCTTTTCAAGAGGAGATTCTTGATTTGCATAAAAGAGGTTACCGCGTAACTATTCATGGAAACGGTGATCGAGCGATTGGATCAATATTGGATGCATATGAGTACGCTTTAACTGAAAGTCCGCGCAAAGACCACCGCCATCGGATTGAACATGTCCAAACGGGTACGCCATGGGATTTGGATAAAATGAAAGAACTCGATGTGGCCGGTTCATTTTTCATTAACCATGTTTATTACTGGGGAGACAGGCATGAACGCCTGTTTTTGGGACCAGAACGAGCAAGGAGGATCAGCCCACTGGCTGATGCGGTTGACCGTGATTTATTGTTTACGTTGCATTCAGACTGTCCTGTTACTCCGATATCCCCTTTATTTTCGGTGTGGGCTGCCGTTAATCGTTTGACGAGTGACGGAAACGTTCTTGGACCTGAACAGTGCTGTGATGTGACCACCGCATTAAAATCAATGACGATTTTCGGAGCAAAATTGAATTTTGACGAGGAAAACACTGGCAGTATTGAACTTGGGAAATGTGCTGATTTTGCTGTACTGGAAGAAGACCCCACAAAGGTTGATTCAGTGTATATTAAGGATATCTCGGTTTTAATGACTTTTATAGACGGGAAGATTGTTTATGAGGAAAAGGGGAGTTCCTTAATAAAATAA
- a CDS encoding sodium:solute symporter family protein, translating to MIWYIVWLVTFLVGITILGMVYSRKIKTADDFMMANFSLGFFPICGSIIATALGAAAVIGKSGKGFEVGLSWIVATIPFVTFSILLAIVLGPTIRKLKLYTLPDFFVRRFGKSTGIIPALVIAILYMTPTFGMQIVAMGSILTGIIDISVILAMLLGFVVCVAFTLMGGMPSVAWTDAIQSVLILLGIIVLFVVGLNYVGGVDVVINNTPDHLLSFYGAMSITEMVNYFIIFGPFYLVWQTTWQRLAAAKTERTAVRAVSTGYVMCGLVAVFSLGVGIIARQVLPLDTDPDLIYTEFLTIILHPAIGGFIMVSVFAAVLTGATSFLLSGAANISKDIYHGWIAPNASDKKVLNVSRFSVAAMAFLGLGVALFIKDIIVIYTYAVSLSAITMVMPVMAAMFWKRATKKGVIVSIIGSLVFTLIWILAGRPFDLHEVIPGLVVSLLLLVGVSLFTKHSPEEEVIAYFYGLKGIKDPALNSPESETNTNVKDA from the coding sequence ATGATTTGGTATATTGTTTGGTTGGTCACTTTTCTAGTTGGCATTACTATACTCGGAATGGTGTACTCTCGTAAGATAAAAACTGCCGATGATTTTATGATGGCTAATTTCAGCTTAGGTTTTTTCCCGATTTGTGGAAGTATTATTGCAACCGCGCTAGGGGCTGCTGCAGTAATTGGTAAATCAGGTAAAGGATTTGAGGTTGGTTTATCTTGGATTGTTGCAACCATTCCTTTTGTGACATTTTCCATACTTCTTGCCATAGTCCTTGGACCAACGATACGCAAATTGAAACTGTACACACTTCCTGATTTTTTCGTTCGCCGCTTTGGTAAATCTACCGGGATTATCCCAGCTTTAGTCATTGCTATTCTATATATGACGCCAACCTTTGGTATGCAGATCGTTGCAATGGGTTCAATCCTGACCGGGATTATTGACATATCGGTTATCTTGGCTATGTTATTGGGTTTTGTTGTTTGCGTAGCGTTTACTTTAATGGGTGGGATGCCAAGTGTTGCATGGACTGATGCAATCCAATCAGTGTTAATTCTCCTAGGTATCATTGTCTTATTCGTAGTGGGGCTTAATTACGTTGGTGGTGTGGATGTAGTCATTAATAATACACCAGACCATTTATTGAGTTTTTACGGAGCAATGAGTATTACGGAAATGGTTAATTACTTTATCATCTTTGGACCGTTCTATTTAGTATGGCAAACGACATGGCAACGGTTGGCAGCCGCCAAGACTGAAAGGACAGCTGTTAGAGCCGTTTCCACGGGCTATGTAATGTGTGGTTTGGTTGCCGTATTTTCACTTGGTGTAGGAATAATAGCCCGCCAAGTTTTGCCATTAGACACAGATCCTGATTTAATCTACACCGAATTTTTGACGATAATTTTACATCCTGCTATAGGTGGTTTCATTATGGTCTCGGTTTTTGCGGCCGTGCTGACAGGGGCAACATCTTTTCTATTAAGCGGTGCAGCTAATATTTCAAAAGATATTTATCATGGGTGGATTGCCCCCAACGCTAGCGACAAGAAAGTACTTAATGTTTCACGTTTCTCAGTTGCTGCAATGGCATTTTTAGGTTTAGGGGTTGCATTATTTATTAAAGATATCATTGTCATCTACACATACGCAGTGTCTTTATCTGCAATAACAATGGTTATGCCCGTCATGGCAGCGATGTTTTGGAAAAGGGCTACGAAAAAGGGGGTAATAGTCAGTATCATAGGGTCCCTGGTTTTTACTTTAATATGGATCCTTGCAGGAAGACCTTTTGATCTGCATGAGGTTATCCCTGGATTGGTTGTATCTTTATTGTTGCTAGTAGGAGTCAGCTTATTTACGAAGCATTCTCCGGAAGAAGAGGTTATCGCCTACTTTTATGGGTTAAAAGGGATTAAGGATCCTGCTCTGAATTCTCCTGAAAGTGAAACCAATACCAATGTAAAAGATGCATAA
- a CDS encoding DUF3870 domain-containing protein produces the protein MLECSCTLATKHGREFIHQTLRGYCLVDGIEKPVRAIEENYFEKAKNTIIEFEILQGKRTIPI, from the coding sequence ATATTAGAATGCTCCTGTACACTAGCTACTAAACATGGCCGCGAATTTATTCATCAGACTCTTCGTGGTTATTGTTTAGTGGATGGAATTGAGAAACCAGTGAGAGCGATCGAAGAAAATTATTTTGAGAAAGCAAAGAATACAATCATTGAATTTGAGATATTGCAAGGAAAGAGAACTATCCCGATATAG
- a CDS encoding DUF3870 domain-containing protein, which translates to MNNVIFIAGNDRFPGGMAAKNVFQTLMMTAELDRKYVAY; encoded by the coding sequence ATGAATAATGTGATTTTCATTGCTGGAAACGATCGTTTTCCTGGAGGAATGGCAGCCAAAAATGTGTTTCAGACATTAATGATGACAGCTGAGTTAGACAGAAAGTATGTAGCATATTAG